A window from Carassius carassius chromosome 40, fCarCar2.1, whole genome shotgun sequence encodes these proteins:
- the pdzd7b gene encoding PDZ domain-containing protein 7 produces MRLTVIRADDGQLGFSVRGGSEHGLHVFISRVQKNSAAELAGLCVGDKLLEVNGVSLENISMSSAVNVLTGHTRLHLLIQRVGLVPGLRYTNEKTTWVDLIHRRMVVEESDAPVSDGALCRTVHLHLSEHQSCLGLNIRGGREYSLGIYISKLDPGGLAEQGGVKIGDQILSANGVSFENIDHYRAVEVLKSQPHVMLTIKEAGRYPAYKEMVTELSWVNKSSGPIYSSSQGSESLSSASSLSSGTPLGSVSRLSQATLPVSLPLRAKMADVCGSTEAQFHPDSTDSDSRSEQLRTVSRGPTELLQDSRIRSEGESGERRRGDRKTSLLSAFSRASPSIRRTRSHVTVSEEEKKQKRKQTERGEEGSSPLQRSKTFFSLFRRRDSSRSRSRSPSRSESILGNIRHQNLKQHCVCLSCSLSERDALNQVRAMALRLLEDEDVLMLMDICERYLSERGLTTLVHALLAVLNTPEKLLLLREIRSLVSSSDLLLFNSMVSPSEEEAYDILKSRSRRSSPQSGHAPLVTPAPDRHGGLELHAAEDLERQNQLLEGLEQLRLSCGQDQNESRGFSPLLDVPVDTYGHSDSLTSSRTSALLPNWLLTENTRPDSGQTLDDALSRSITVVDAPRHKRPLLSQVFGSLKKCHSSTVSPGLEAVCEKHTCEEFELSTVHISKTKQSLGISVSGGSESKVQPVVKIERIFPGGAASASDALRAGFELVSVDGVSLQAVTHQDAVEIIRQAFSNKSINPMELVVKVPREPRVSAYV; encoded by the exons ATGAGGCTGACGGTCATCAGAGCAGATGATGGTCAGCTGGGCTTCAGTGTGCGTGGAGGATCTGAACACGGACTCCACGTCTTCATCAGCAGAGTGCAGAAAAACAGCGCCGCAG agctggCGGGTCTGTGTGTCGGGGATAAGCTGCTGGAGGTGAACGGCGTGAGTCTGGAGAACATCAGTATGAGCAGCGCTGTGAATGTGTTGACGGGTCACACTCGTCTCCATCTGCTCATCCAGCGTGTGGGACTCGTGCCTGGCCTTCGTTACACTAACGAGAAGACCACCTG ggtGGATCTGATCCATCGGCGGATGGTGGTGGAGGAGTCGGACGCTCCCGTCTCAGATGGAGCGCTGTGTCGGACGGTTCACCTCCATCTCTCTGAACACCAGTCCTGTCTGGGACTCAACATCCGCGGAGGACGAGAATACAGCCTGGGCATCTACATCTCCAA GCTGGATCCCGGGGGTCTGGCAGAACAGGGCGGAGTTAAGATAGGGGATCAGATCCTGTCGGCCAATGGCGTGAGCTTTGAGAACATCGACCATTACAGAGCAGTGGAAGTGCTGAAGAGTCAGCCTCATGTCATGCTGACTATTAAa GAAGCAGGCAGATATCCAGCCTACAAAGAAATGGTGACAGAACTCAGCTGGGTGAATAAAA GCAGCGGACCCATCTATTCGTCCTCTCAAGGGTCGGAGTCTCTCTCATCCGCCTCCTCTCTGTCCTCCGGGACCCCCCTCGGCTCCGTCAGCAGACTCTCTCAAGCCACACTTCCTGTTAGCCTGCCTTTAAGAGCCAAAATGGCGGACGTCTGTGGCTCCACCGAGGCCCAGTTTCATCCAGATTCCACTGATAGTGACAGTCGTTCGGAGCAGCTGCGGACCGTGAGCCGAGGACCCACAGAACTGCTGCAGGACTCCAGGATCCGGAGCGAAGGAGAGTCGGGAGAGAGAAGACGGGGAGACAGGAAAACATCTCTGCTGTCAGCTTTCAGTCGAGCGAGTCCTTCGATACGCCGAACTCGAAGTCATGTGACTGTGTCAG AAGAGGAGAAGAAACAGAAGAGGAAGCAGACAGAAAGAGGAGAAGAGGGAAGCAGTCCGCTGCAGCGCTCCAAAACCTTCTTCAGTCTGTTTCGAAGGAGAGATTCCTCAAGATCACGCTCCAGATCTCCGTCCCGCTCAGAgagcattctgggtaatattagACATCAAAATCTGAAACAGCACTGCGTCTGTCTTTCATGCA GTTTATCTGAGAGGGACGCTCTAAATCAGGTGCGAGCGATGGCCCTCAGATTACTGGAGGATGAAGATGTGCTCATGCTTATGGACATCTGTGAGCGG TATTTATCAGAGCGAGGGCTGACGACGCTCGTGCATGCGCTGCTAGCCGTCCTGAACACGCCAGAGAAGCTCCTTCTGCTCCGAGAGATCAG ATCTCTCGTGTCCTCCAGCGATCTTCTGCTCTTCAACAGCATGGTGTCTCCATCCGAAGAAGAGGCTTATGATATTCTGAAGAGTCGCTCAC GCAGAAGTTCTCCTCAGTCAGGCCACGCCCCCCTCGTCACACCTGCACCAG ATCGGCACGGTGGATTGGAGCTTCATGCCGCGGAGGATCTTGAGAGACAGAATCAGCTTCTGGAAGGTCTTGAGCAGCTGCGTCTGTCCTGCGGTCAAGACCAGAACGAGTCCAGAGGCTTCAGCCCGTTACTGGACGTTCCTGTGGACACCTACGGTCATTCAGACTCATTAACCTCCTCCAGGACGTCTGCGCTGCTTCCCAACTGGCTGCTGACGGAGAACACGCGTCCAGACTCTGGACAAACGCTGGACGACGCTCTCAGCCGCAGCATCACTGTAGTGGACGCGCCTCGACACAAGAGACCGCTGCTCTCACAGGTCTTCGGTTCCCTGAAGAAGTGCCATAGTTCGACCGTGTCACCTGGGCTGGAGGCTGTATGTGAGAAACACACCTGTGAAGAGTTTGAGCTCAGCACTGTCCACATCAGCAAAACCAAGCAGTCTCTGG ggaTCAGTGTATCCGGAGGATCAGAGTCGAAGGTTCAGCCCGTGGTGAAGATCGAGAGGATTTTCCCAGGAGGAGCTGCATCTGCTAGCGATGCTCTGCGG GCTGGTTTTGAGCTGGTGTCGGTGGATGGTGTCTCTCTGCAGGCCGTCACCCATCAGGACGCTGTGGAGATCATTCGACAGGCCTTCAGTAATAAGAGCATCAACCCCATGGAGCTCGTGGTCAAAGTTCCCAGAGAGCCCAGAGTCTCAGCGTACGTATGA
- the zgc:86738 gene encoding transmembrane protein 150A-like, with the protein MIERSSSGGGKMSLWFLVPISLPVFTLPGIWIIYAMALFNQHVCPVNNWVYNSTCETSLVLQSGSDLCCTLDNIPLISKCGGVPPESCWFSLLCSTASFIVIVIGLLRYAQLIHKHSNSVLNIEGLFAGWLCAAGLMIVGNFQVDHAKVLHYVGAGLAFPGSLLFVCVQTLLSYRAAQTPRDFQTSHLRLTLTALAFITLILSGVFFIQESFVLQHASAVLEWMFAIIVLLFYSSFSLEFGSISSETLAALMTRRAGASEEGRRLEKV; encoded by the exons ATGATTGAGAGAAGCTCTTCAGGAGGAGGGAAAATGTCTCTGTGGTTCCTGGTTCCCATCAGTCTGCCTGTGTTCACACTGCCTGGAATCTGGATCAT ATATGCGATGGCTCTCTTCAATCAGCACGTTTGTCCTGTGAATAACTG ggtATATAACTCAACCTGTGAGACGTCTTTGGTTCTTCAGAGCGGATCTGATCTGTGCTGCACGCTGGACAACATCCCACTCATCAG TAAATGCGGCGGTGTTCCTCCAGAGAGCTGCTGGTTCAGTCTACTGTGCAGCACTGCTTCATTCATTG TGATTGTGATTGGTCTGCTGCGTTACGCTCAACTCATCCATAAGCACAGCAACAGCGTGTTGAACATCGAGGGTTTATTTGCTGGATGGCTCTGTGCTGCAGGACTCATGATTGTGGGAAACTTTCAA GTGGACCATGCTAAAGTTCTTCATTATGTGGGCGCGGGTCTGGCCTTCCCTGGCAgtctgctgtttgtgtgtgtgcagacgcTACTGTCGTACCGCGCAGCCCAGACACCGAGAGACTTCCAGACATCTCATCTGCGGCTGACGCTCACCGCACTGGCCTTCATCACCCTCATACTCA GCGGTGTGTTCTTCATTCAGGAGAGTTTTGTCCTCCAGCATGCGTCGGCTGTATTGGAGTGGATGTTTGCTATCATCGTGCTGCTGTTTTACAGCTCCTTCTCGCTCGAGTTTGGCTCCATCTCTTCAGAAACCCTCGCTGCTCTGATGACGAGACGAGCCGGCGCGTCTGAGGAGGGACGGAGACTAGAGAAAGTCTAG
- the zgc:92749 gene encoding elongation of very long chain fatty acids protein 6-like → MKMNESLHAFDFERHFDDLAAREWFEQNWGASLVLSGVYVLVIFLGRVYMKDRQKLDLRKPLVLWSLSLATFSVMGAMRTGWYMFSVLRSRGLRVSVCDTGFFSAPVSKFWAFVFTLSKAPELGDTVFIVLRKQRLIFLHWYHHITVLLYTWYTYKDRVAGGGWFMTMNYIVHAFMYSYYTAKAAGARVPRPFAMMVTLMQITQMFIGLSIVGLLYLWNHDTHCFSTKSNIICASLMYLSYLLLFSVFFYQSYFKRSGEQKRVKRE, encoded by the exons ATGAAGATGAACGAGTCGCTTCACGCGTTTGACTTCGAGCGTCACTTTGACGATCTCGCCGCGCGGGAATGGTTCGAACAGAACTG GGGAGCGTCGTTGGTTCTGTCCGGTGTGTATGTGCTGGTTATATTTCTTGGACGTGTCTACATGAAGGACAGGCAGAAGCTGGATCTGCGGAAGCCTCTGGTGCTCTGGTCCTTGAGTCTGGCCACGTTCAg tgtgatgGGGGCGATGCGGACGGGCTGGTACATGTTCAGTGTGCTGAGGTCACGTGGGCTCCGGGTGTCTGTGTGTGACACTGGCTTCTTCAGCGCCCCTGTCAGCAAGTTCTGGGCGTTCGTCTTCACTCTGAGTAAAGCGCCGGAGCTCG GGGACACTGTGTTCATCGTCCTGCGTAAGCAGCGTCTGATCTTCCTGCACTGGTATCATCACATCACCGTCCTGCTCTACACCTGGTACACATATAAAGACCGTGTGGCCGGCGGTGGCTGGTTCATGACCATGAACTACATCGTCCATGCATTCATGTACAGCTACTACACGGCTAAAGCAGCCGGCGCTCGAGTGCCTCGACCCTTCGCCATGATGGTCACGCTCATGCAGATCACGCAGATGTTCATAGGGCTCAGCATTGTAGGGCTCCTCTACCTCTGGAATCATGACACCCACTGCTTCTCCACCAAGAGCAACATCATCTGCGCCTCTCTGATGTACCTCAGCTACCTGCTGCTCTTCTCCGTCTTCTTCTATCAGTCCTACTTCAAACGCTCTGGAGAGCAGAAGAGAGTGAAACGAGAGTGA
- the uros gene encoding uroporphyrinogen-III synthase, translating into MKVLLLKEPRESESEADPYIQELASCGHTASLIPVLSFKFVSLGHLYERLFEPERFGGLIFTSPRAVEAVKSCLDSQKHRHKWDAVKDKWNEKSVYVVGKATASLVVELGLSPLGEETGTADALARLILQRENQEIKPLFFPCGSIKREVLPTALRNNHVPLETLTIYQTSEHPDLLKNITHYFTQQGVPASVAFFSPSGVTFCLDLVKRLSGSQLEQIKFASIGRTTADALKSHGLTVSCCAEKPTAKHLAAAITHALTSDL; encoded by the exons ATGAAAGTGCTGCTTCTGAAAGAGCCACGAGAGAGTGAGAGCGAAGCAGACCCTTACATCCAG GAGTTGGCTTCATGTGGACACACAGCTTCTTTGATTCCGGTTCTGTCCTTTAAATTCGTGTCTCTAGGTCATCTTTATGAGCGG CTCTTTGAGCCCGAGAGGTTTGGAGGTCTGATCTTCACCAGTCCCCGAGCCGTGGAGGCCGTGAAGAGCTGTTTAGACTcgcagaaacacagacaca AATGGGACGCAGTGAAAGACAAATGGAATGAAAAATCAGTTTATGTGGTTGGAAAAGCGACAGCATCTTTAG TTGTAGAGTTGGGTCTGAGTCCTCTGGGTGAAGAGACTGGCACCGCAGACGCTCTCGCTCGGCTCATCCTCCAGA GAGAAAATCAAGAGATAAAGCCACTTTTCTTTCCCTGCGGCTCCATCAAACGTGAAGTTCTGCCCACCGCGCTCCGAAACAACC atgTTCCTCTGGAGACTCTGACCATCTATCAGACGTCCGAACATCCGGATCTACTGAAGAACATCACACACTATTTCACTCAGCAG ggcgTCCCAGCGAGCGTGGCGTTCTTCAGTCCGTCTGGAGTGACGTTCTGTCTGGATTTGGTGAAGAGACTCTCAGGATCTCAGCTGGAGCAGATAAAG TTTGCGTCGATTGGCCGGACCACAGCAGACGCGCTGAAGTCCCACGGACTGACGGTCAGCTGCTGCGCTGAGAAACCCACAGCAAAACACCTGGCCGCCGCCATCACACACgccctgacctctgacctctga